The genome window CGTCGGTGTTCTCGCCCACCAACTCCTCGCCGTCCACCACCACGCAGTTGACGGCTTCCATGACACCCGCGGATTGGCCCAGGCGGTCCAGGTGGGGGATGACCGTGACCTTGCAGGGCATGGTGCAGTTGCCGCCGCGGAAGCCCAGGACCCGGACCGCCCGCACGGCTTCGGCCAGCCGCTCGTTGCCCAGCTCGAAGTTGACGTAGCGCCAGTTCAGGCCGTGGTGGCGAAAGGCCTTCTCCAGCATGTGCTGGGTGGGATTGTCGGCCAGGTGGTGGCCGAAGCAGAACACCAGCTCCTGTCTGAAGTTCCACCGCTGGGCCATGGGTTCCTCCGGTTGTGTAAGCCTGTGGATTGAGACTGGGCAGGCATTCTAATGGGGAAGCCGAACCGCGTCAATTTGGGCTTGACCTCCCGGCAGGGATGGGGATTTACTCTAAGGGTTCCGATTTTCCGAGCGTTTCGAATCGTGGGACGGGACCGGATGGTTAAAGCCCGAGGAGGTTCCCAAATGCGATCCTGCCTGTGGAAGCTTTCAGCCCTGGCGATGCTGGTATTGCTGGCGGGATGCCGTGCGGAAGAGGGCGGCAAGACCCCGGGCGACGGGACGCCTTCCCGGGGAACCATCGGCCTGTCGGTGATGACCCTGACCAATCCCTTCTTCAAGGTGATTGCCGACACGCTCACCGATGAAGCCCGCAAGCATGGCTACGAGGTGGTGGTGACCAGCGGCGAATTCGACGTGGCTCGCCAGCGCAACCAGGTCAAGGACTTCATCGTGCGCAAGGTGAGCGCCATCGTGCTCTGCCCCACCGATTCCAAGGCCATCGGAACCGCCATCCAGGAGGCCAACCAGGCCGGCATCCCCGTCTTCACCGCCGACCTGGCCTGCCTGGCCCCGGGCGCCAAGGTGGTCTCTCACATCGCCACCGACAACTACGCCGGTGGCAAGGAAGCCGGCAAGGCCATGATCGAGGCGTTGGGCGAAGCCGGGGGCAAGGTGGTGGTGCTCCACTATGAGCAGGCAGAGTCCTGCCTGCTGCGGGTGCAGGGGTTTAACGAGATCATCGACGAATACAATCGCGATCGCCGGGCGGGCACCATCGACATCGTGGCCGTGCTGCCGGGTGGAGGGGCCAAGGACGGCGGCTACAAGGCCGCCGAGGACGCCATCCAGGCTCATCCAGACCTGGTTGGGATCTTCGCCATCAACGACCCATCGGCCCTGGGGGCCAGGGCGGCGCTGGAGAAGGCCGGCAAGGCCGACCAGGTCAGGATCATCGGCTTTGACGGCCAACCGGAGGGCAAGCAGGCGATCAAGGACGGGCTGATCTACGCCGACCCCGTGCAGTTTCCGGACCGCATCGGCCGCCAGACCATGCAGACCATCGCCAGGCACTTCGAGGGAGAGGAAGTGCCCCCGGAGATCCTGATCCCCACCGCCCTCTACCGCAAGGCCGATGCCGAAAAGGATCCAACCCTTCAATAACCCTGGAGCCGGCCGCTTGGCGGCGTCCCGGTCGGCTTGTCCCCCCAGCCCCCCGCCACCGGCAACTCCAGACGCCGACGCCGTTGTCCGAATGGGAATTCCGGGCTGTTCTCCTGCCTGAGACCCCGTCGCCGGAAGTGAACTCCATGGGCCATCCCCGCTTTCATCGGCTGTTGTCCCGACTCCTCTCCGACTACGGCATGGTGCTGGTGCTGGTGCTGCTCGGGGCCTGCTTCAGCTACGTCACCTGGGACGAGCAGCACCCCACCGGCGTGGAGGCCGCCGAGCAGTTGACCGACCGCATCACCAGTGAATTTTCCCCGGGCGCGGCCGTCCTGGTGGTGGCCCGGGAGCACGGCGAGGATGCGCTCTTTGCCGACTCCCTCGAGCGCCGGCTGAGCGACGCCGGAATGAGGGTGCTGGGAACCGTCAAGGGCCAGCCCTCCGACGCCCGGGAACGCCTGGATGGGCTGTCCAGGTCGGGCGGGTGCCTGCACGCCATCGCCTGCACCGACGTCACCGGCCGCTGGGCTGTCTTCGACAGGCTGGGCGAGAAGTTTCCCGGCCTGGCCGGGGCCAGCGTCCTGACGCCCCCTAGCTACCGCTGGCCCAACTTCCTCAAGCGCGACAACCTGCTGAACGTG of Acidobacteriota bacterium contains these proteins:
- a CDS encoding substrate-binding domain-containing protein, which encodes MRSCLWKLSALAMLVLLAGCRAEEGGKTPGDGTPSRGTIGLSVMTLTNPFFKVIADTLTDEARKHGYEVVVTSGEFDVARQRNQVKDFIVRKVSAIVLCPTDSKAIGTAIQEANQAGIPVFTADLACLAPGAKVVSHIATDNYAGGKEAGKAMIEALGEAGGKVVVLHYEQAESCLLRVQGFNEIIDEYNRDRRAGTIDIVAVLPGGGAKDGGYKAAEDAIQAHPDLVGIFAINDPSALGARAALEKAGKADQVRIIGFDGQPEGKQAIKDGLIYADPVQFPDRIGRQTMQTIARHFEGEEVPPEILIPTALYRKADAEKDPTLQ